A window of the Procambarus clarkii isolate CNS0578487 chromosome 19, FALCON_Pclarkii_2.0, whole genome shotgun sequence genome harbors these coding sequences:
- the LOC138366545 gene encoding alpha-(1,3)-fucosyltransferase C-like, with amino-acid sequence MEVESGYKPRTYLEVSSDGKVSTADVVLIHLRSVASREKVLVDLGPRDPSQPWVMFEPETHLQSNVLFHTNYKLLDGFFNRTMHHRRDSDILVLHGFIVGRGRDASFLPPSWRQDPVLFPNKTRRKLAVAFVSNCKDNSGRLQYIRTLKKYARVDVYGRCGGHKCGSSRYAEHAYKPATDPCMRMAGDSYLFYLAFENALCTDYVTEKLYNLLYYPLIPVVLGAANYSALMPPGSYINALHYTPQQLAYKMKYLADHPQEYMKMLEWRRHYQPSTVGGSRVLCDLCVRLHDPHFYHHNIIHDFYGWYVTQANCNATGTVRHQF; translated from the exons ATGGAAGTAGAGTCGGGTTACAAACCTAGAACCTATCTAGAAGTTAGCTCCGATGGTAAG GTGTCGACGGCAGACGTGGTATTGATACACTTACGGAGTGTGGCAAGTAGAGAGAAGGTGCTGGTGGACCTAGGTCCACGCGACCCTTCTCAGCCCTGGGTTATGTTTGAGCCAGAAACACATTTACAGTCTAACGTCCTCTTCCATACGAATTATAAGTTGCTAGACGGGTTCTTCAACCGCACGATGCACCACCGGAGAGACTCAGACATCCTAGTGCTCCACGGGTTTATTGTGGGGCGTGGCCGGGACGCATCCTTCCTGCCTCCATCATGGCGTCAAGATCCGGTACTGTTTCCTAACAAAACCAGGAGGAAACTGGCCGTGGCGTTCGTTTCCAACTGTAAGGACAACAGTGGAAGGTTACAATATATCCGAACTTTGAAGAAATACGCCCGGGTCGATGTGTATGGCAGATGCGGCGGCCATAAGTGTGGAAGTTCTCGATATGCTGAGCACGCATACAAACCTGCAACGGATCCCTGCATGAGGATGGCTGGCGATAGTTACCTGTTTTATTTGGCGTTTGAAAACGCCTTATGTACGGACTATGTAACGGAGAAGCTGTACAACCTTCTTTACTATCCACTAATTCCGGTGGTGCTTGGGGCGGCCAACTACAGCGCCCTGATGCCTCCTGGCTCCTATATCAACGccctacactacacaccccaacaACTGGCTTACAAAATGAAATACCTCGCCGATCACCCTCAG GAGTACATGAAGATGTTGGAGTGGAGGCGGCACTACCAACCTTCCACTGTTGGTGGAAGTCGTGTTCTGTGTGACCTCTGTGTACGACTCCACGACCCAcatttctaccaccacaatattatcCATGACTTCTACGGGTGGTACGTGACTCAGGCCAACTGTAACGCAACTGGTACAGTGCGTCACCAGTTTTAA